The genomic region AGTATAAAAAGCGGTagcaaaaaaaatctataaatagCAAAGGTCATAAATCTGAGTTGTCTGGGTATTTTTAGCGTTAATAAAATTCTTCACAGATACAGAGGTTGGCCACTGCATGAAATCTTTGACGTAAGGTCAGCGTaaactctttttctttttcttttactcgtggaaagacaaacaataaattcTTAAGAGTAAaaagtatgtttaaaaaaagacggGGAATGGAGACGACAATGACGTCAATCAGTGTTAAATAACAGTCTGGAAGGTTTGCTCGTCACAGAGACAGCTGTGGTTGGTTGTCTGAAGTTAAGcaaagaggaaggagggaggaggaggaagggtggTGAGGCCGTCTGTGGTTTTCTTCAGTCAGAGTACTGGTTGTAGCCATCAAACTCCACCTCACTCCCGTTGTTATAGTAGGCCTCGGTGGGGTTGGTGCAGTATTTGTTGTCGTAGACCTGGCGCGGCAGGCCGTAGGTGGTCATGCCCTGCTGGGACGCCACTTTGTTGGTGCCCATCTGCAGAGAGATGGTGGTGGTGTCACAGTTCTCCAGCTCCAGCTTCTTGTCGAAGATGTGCCTCCTGGTTCCCGGAGCTGTCATGCCAGCCTGGGGGAAGACGGAGAGGTTTTAAAAGTGCTCGACAGGTAACGTAAATATACGACACAAACATTTATACTTAATTTAAATCAAAGCACGAGACTAGTTATAAAGTATGTTTCTCTTGTTGTTGCATGGTGTTACATAGTTTTGGCCTTAGTTTTGGTTGCGTGTGTCCTCACCTGGCTGGCTCCCTTGTTGGTGCCCATCTGTAGGCTGATGGTAGACTGGTCCACTGGAGCGTCCATGGCCATCTTGGAATCGTACAGGTGGCGTCGCGTGCCGTAAGACGTCATGCCCTTTTGGCTGGCCAGCTTGTTGGTGCCCATCTGGAGACACAGCAGAGTGGAGCAAGTTAAATATCTAAAGACACGCTGTTAGTCTGAGGACATAGTCGTCACTTTGGGAAGTTTCTGTACGACtgaaaataaatcacacataTCCCATTTGTGCCAGCgtcactgaaaaataaaaacatcctgTAAGTCGTTAAGACAGACCCTCTGTGTGATGAGTTAGTATCTCTAAATAATGACTGAGTACGGCTTCTCAATATTTTTCAGTCACTATTTAGAGAAagttttccattatttttagaTCATacgtcattattttgagaaagtttgtcACTATTTTGAGGAAACAACTCGTCTTTTTCTGAGTTTCTCATTATCAGGAGACACCAAGTCAAAATATTTGAAGATATGAAGCCATTAGTTTCTCACTACTTGAGAaggtttctcattattttgagaaactcAGTCATATCTCACTATATTGAGcaattttttctttatatttagaTCTTAAGTCACTAGTTGAGACAGTTTCTGAATATTTTGAGATTCAGATTTgagtttttcataattttgaattaaaaatcattttcagaAAGTTTGTCACTATTTTGAGACAGTTTataattaattaaaagaaagtttctcattatttctgAGATACTACTCAATTGCTACTACTTttagaaaagttatttttatttcaagcaAGTTTCTCTATATTTAGATCTTGAGTCATTATTGACAGTTTTCAATGAttgagatatttttttattttgacaaagttttattatttgagaaggtttctcattattttgagataccaaTTCGTCTTTTTCTGAGTTTCTCAGTATCATGagacactaagtcattattttgagaacatttttcattattttgaaatataaagtcattattttcagagtttcttattattttgagagatactaagtcattatctTTGAAACAgaaattctttcttttttttttgagaacatTTCCCACTATTTTTAGATCTTAAGTCATTATTTGAGACTGTTTACCATTAATTAAAGGAAAGTTTCTCATTTCTGATACCAATTATTttagaaaaagtattttttattttgagcaTGTTTCTCATTATATTTAGATCTTAAGTCACTAGTTGAGACAGTTTGTGAATATTCTGAGATTCAGATTtgagtttttcattattttgaattaTAAAATCATTATTTGAAGAAAGTTTGTCACCATTTTGAGAAGGTGTCATTTTTAGAACTTAAGTCATTATTTGAGACAGTTTACCATTAATTAAAAGAAAGTTTCTTACTATTTTGATAAAGTTTCTCAATATCATGAGACACCAAGTCAAAATATTTGAAGATATGAAGTCATTAGTTTCTCACTATTTGAgaaagtttgtcattattttgagattcaaatttgagtttttcattattttgaattctaaaatcattattttaagagAGTTTGTcagtattttaagatactaagtcattatctttgaaacacaaattattattattttttagagcatttcCCACTATTTTTAGATCTTAAGTCATTATTTGAGACTGTTTACCAGTAATTAAAAGGAAAGTTTCATTATTTCTGATACCAATTATTttagaaaagttattttttattttgagcagGTTTCTCATTATATTTAGATCTTGAGTCATTAGAGACAGTTTCCCATGATTTTgagattgttttattttgacaaagtttTATTATTTGAGAAGGTTTCTCATTATTTAGAGAAAGtttagtcattattttaagaaagtttcTTACTATTGAGAAAGTATCTCTCAAAATAACGAGAGGCTAAGTCATTTTCTTTGAGACACGAATTATTTTaggaaagttttttttattttgagaaaatttCTCATATTTAGATCTTAAGTCACTATTTGAGACAGTTTCTGAATATTCTGAGATTCAGATTTgagtttttgagtttttttaaattataaaatcaTTTTCAGAAAGTTTGTCACTATTTTGAGAAGGTGTCATTTTTAGATCTTAAGATCTTGAGAaagtttcattattttgagatactaagtcattatctttgaaacaaattatttcagcatttcttaTTTTGAGAACATTTCCCGCTATTTTTAGGTCATTATTTGAGAGTTTACCATTAATTAAAAGAAAGTTTTACTATTTTgataaagtttctcattatttatgAGATACTAATTATTTTAGAaaagtctttattttttattttgagcaaGTTTCTCATTATATTTAGACGTTGAGTCATTAGAGACAGTTtcccattattttgagattttttttttttgagaaagtttctcattactTCGAGATACTAACTCTTTGTTTAGAGAAAGCTGCTCATTGTAATGTCTTCCTGGATCTTTTTAGGCTTCAATACTCAGTTTCCATTAACCTGTTATCCTCTGAATCAATAATCCCATCCAATATTTAGAGAAGACTCAATAAAGATTAGTCATTCAGGCTGAGTCCAGCAGAGGGCACAATGATAACTGTCTCCACCAGCAGAACATCTCTGCACACATCCATCTACAATCTCACACGCAGCTCATAAAGTAATAGAGTACAGGTTTCTGCCGCTCTGACCTGCAGGCCGATGATGTTCCGTCCCTCCCTGAGCTTCTCTGGAGCGAAGCGGCGCTGCTGTTTCTCGGCGTACTTCACTCCTATGTCGTACTTGGAGTGGAAACCTTTGGACTTGGCCTGAGCGGGAGAGGTGGCAGAGACAGAAGGGAAAATGGAGGTAATCGAGTGTGTTTTTCATCCccatattgtttttattatgatACTGCTGCTGCCATATTGTAGTGCTGGTCCGTGTAACACGAAGCACTCTCACAGGGAGGCTGATCGCTGCAACACTGTGCACATCATCATTGATACTCGTGGTTTCTGCAGGCTTTTTGTTGACTGCACCTGCTCCTCTCATTCAGAGCCAATCAGCGGCGAGTAAAGCACCAGTATCAGCCTTTCCTACAGCATGTGTCATTGGTGTAacaatgtgtgtgagtgtgtgcagctGCCCTCACCATTCCAGCCAGAGCGATGAGTGTACTCTGGACCTGAGTGTGGTTGACATTCTCAAACAGATCGTTGGCCTCAAAGATGTCATGTGGCCTCAGGCCGTACTCTGTGATTGCACGGACAAAATTCCCTATGTTTTCCAGCTGAGGAAAAAAGGAGACAATGGAACCAGTTGAGTAGAGCATCTATTTGGCATCTTACATACAGACTGAGTAGTTCCCTTGTGTTTCACTCTGAATGCAGCTATTTCCATCTATTCAAGGAAAAGTTTCACATGTGGGGGAAATACGTTTATTCGCTTTGTTGCAGAGAGTTCGATTGATATCGCTCTCATATCTGTATCATAGATCTGAAGCTACTGATGGAGAGTGTGGagacagggggaaacagctggcATCGATTTAGGTCCGAGAAGTTAGAATATTTCTCTCTTTGgcccagtttccaccaaacactttcagtatggtacctttggaaccaacagtaacccttcagacatggtacctagaccctagtgtttccaccacagacagtgctcttaaatgtgggcggggttgttgtcactcactgctccgtccagcactcactgtatttcctcctttatcagtctgcacctggtttatcgtccacagaacgaggctgcacgcccacattttcagaacaaaatagaacaggctgcagtgagagtctctctccatgggatatttaaaaatagc from Epinephelus moara isolate mb chromosome 18, YSFRI_EMoa_1.0, whole genome shotgun sequence harbors:
- the cnn1b gene encoding calponin-1 isoform X2; this encodes MTTHFRSGPAFGLSAEVKSKLAGKYDPQKEEELRMWIQDVTGKRIGDNFMESLKDGVLLCELINVLQPGSVRKINNSSQNWHQLENIGNFVRAITEYGLRPHDIFEANDLFENVNHTQVQSTLIALAGMAKSKGFHSKYDIGVKYAEKQQRRFAPEKLREGRNIIGLQMGTNKGASQAGMTAPGTRRHIFDKKLELENCDTTTISLQMGTNKVASQQGMTTYGLPRQVYDNKYCTNPTEAYYNNGSEVEFDGYNQYSD
- the cnn1b gene encoding calponin-1 isoform X1 — encoded protein: MTTHFRSGPAFGLSAEVKSKLAGKYDPQKEEELRMWIQDVTGKRIGDNFMESLKDGVLLCELINVLQPGSVRKINNSSQNWHQLENIGNFVRAITEYGLRPHDIFEANDLFENVNHTQVQSTLIALAGMAKSKGFHSKYDIGVKYAEKQQRRFAPEKLREGRNIIGLQMGTNKLASQKGMTSYGTRRHLYDSKMAMDAPVDQSTISLQMGTNKGASQAGMTAPGTRRHIFDKKLELENCDTTTISLQMGTNKVASQQGMTTYGLPRQVYDNKYCTNPTEAYYNNGSEVEFDGYNQYSD